CGGCCATCGCGCGGCCCAGGCCGGTGCCGCCACCGGTCACGAGAATGCGCTGGCCGCTCATGAGGGAAGGTTCGAACATGGTGGGTCTCCTTGGTCGTTGCGGCAGCGCCAAGGCAGGGAGCGCCGCCAAGGCACATGCTACGCGCGCTGCCGGTGACGCGGCTTGCGAAATCCGGCTCCCGCACCAAGTGAGAATGGCAGCCGACCTGTTCCCTGGAAATCCGCCCATGCCAACTTCCACAGCCTCCTCCTTCCAGCCGCTTGCGGGCGTGCGCGTGCTGAGCCTTGCGCTCAACCTTCCAGGCCCCGCGGCGCTGCTGCGCTGCCGGGCCATGGGCGCTGCCTGCGTGAAGCTCGAGCCGCCCGCCGGCGACCCGATGGCGCACTACAACAAGACCGCGTACGCCGCGCTGCACGAGGGCGTCGCCGTTCGTGTCGCCGATCTCAAGTCCGAGGCCGGGCAGGCGCAGTTGCACGCCGAACTCGCGCAGACCGACGTGCTGCTGACCTCGTTCCGTCCCTCGGCCCTGGCCAAGCTCGGCCTCGACTGGGCCGTGCTGCAGGAGCGGCATCCGCGGCTGTCGCAGGTGGCGATCGTCGGTGCGCCCGGCGTGCGCGCCGAGGAGCCGGGGCACGACCTGACCTACCTCGCCGAAAGCGGCCTCGTCACCGGCACCGAGCTGCCGCCCACGCTCTTCGCCGACATGGGTGGCGCACTGCTCGCGAGCGAAGCCGTGCTGCAGGCCACCCTGCATGCACGGTCCGCGGGCGGCGCGAACGGGCTGTACCTCGAGGTAGCGCTCAATGCCTCGGCCGACTGGCTGGCGCTGCCGCGCACCTGGGGCCTCACGCAGCCCACGGGCGCAGTCGGCGGCGCCCATGCGGGCTACCGCGTCTACCGCTGCGCCGACGGCCGCGTGGCGGTTGCGGCGCTGGAGCCGCATTTCGCGGCCCGCCTCTGCGAGGCCGCGGGCGTGTCGCCGCCGGACATGATGGCCGCGGCCACGCACGAAGCCCTGGCCGGCTGGCTGGCCACGCGCACGCGCGCCGAGCTCGAAGCCCTGGGCCGCGAGCGCGACGTGCCGCTGCTCACGCTGGCCAGCTGACGGCGGCCGGCCAGCGCGGCCTGCGTCCTCAGGACGCCGGCAGGCGCAGCTCGCCGAGCTTGCGGTCGAGCTTGATGAGCCAGATGCGCGTCGGCCGCTCCAGGTCGGAGCCGCGCGTGATGCGCGCGCCGGTGGCGCTCGCGGGGCAGCCGCTGAGCACGCCGTTGACGTCGGCCGTGCAGTCCTCGACGCTGCCGGCCAGGGTCTTGCCGTCGGCATCGAGCAGCACCGTGGTCAGGCCGAAGTCGTTGTCGTTCACCAGCGCCAGGGTCTGGTCATCCACCACCGTCAGGCCTTCGGCCTTCTCGGCCAGCCAGCCCAATGCGTTGAGGTCGAGCAGCTCGGTTTTGCGCATCGTCACCACGCTCGAGTAGTCGGCGGCACCCGATGGCGCCTGCGTGATGCTGCTGATCTCCAGGTTGTGGTCGAAGGCCTTGATGTCGGTCGCGTTGGCCGGCAGCTCCACCAGCATCAGCTTGTTGACCACCTTGGCGTCGCTCTTGCGTGCGCCCTGCTCGATCACGATGAAGCGGCCGTTGCCCAGGCTCACCACGTCGCCGAGCTTGGCGTTGCCGGTGCGGTCCTTGTCGTACTGGCTGCCGTCGATCGGGTAGGCGTAGAGCTTCGAGGTCTCGGTGGCCGGATCAAAGGCCAGCCAGCGCGTGAACTTCGCGATGTGGCGCACGTCGGTGTTGCTGCCGCCCGGCGGCCTGGCCTTGATCGACTTGCCGCTGGCGTCGCGCGGATCGATCGGGCTCTGCAGGAAGCCGTGCAGCACGCCGCTGGCGGCATCGAGCGTCAGTCCTTCCATGCCGCGGTTCGGGCGGCGCTGGGCCAGCACCAGCGGCAGATCGGCAGCACCGCTGCCCGGTGCGTATTTCTTCTCGACCACACCGGTCGCCATGTTGATGCGGGCGATGAAAGGGCCGTACTCGTCGCTGGTCCACAGCACGTTGCGCGCCTTGTCCAGCACCAGCGTCTCGGGGTCGAGGCCGTTGGCGTCGAAGTTGGCCTTGGCGGCATCGAACACGTAGCGGTCGGTCAGCGGCGTTTCGCCGGTCGAGCCCACGCCGGACTGCGGCGGCAGGCCGGTGATCTTCTTGCCGGCATCGAGCCTGAGCGGCAGGCTCGATGCGAGCACGGCCCCCGTCTTGCCGATGCGCACGATGCCGAAGCTCGGCGCGAACGACGGCGCCGGAAACACCTTGCTGATGCTGGCGGCGCCATTGCCGCCGGGCACGGGCGCGGTCGGGCCGTCGCCGTTCGGGCCGCGGTCCGTGATGGCATAGAACTCGAGCGCGCCGTCGTCCGCCTTGCCCTTGAACGCGAGCCCCGAGCCGTAGGCTGGCAGGAAGCCCTGGGGGAAGTCGGCCTTGATGCTGGCGTTGTCGCCTTCATAGGGCACGTTGAAAGCGGTGTCGGCCTGCAGCTGGTAGCGGGTGACACCGAGCCCGATGGTGCCGAGCGCGGTGGTCTGCGTGAAGGCTTCGGTCACCGGTGCGCCGAGGCGCGAGGCCAGCGTGTTTTCGAAGTGTTCGCGCGCCAGCACGCGGCGGCTTGAATCGACCATGCGGGCATTGTAGGGAGCGGGCAGCCCTGCGAGCACCGCATTGAGCGCGGTGTCGAAGCTCTCGGCCGCGGCGCTGAAATCGAGCGCGCCGGCAGTCAGGGCGGCCTTGAGCGCGGGGGTCAGTCGGATGCCGTTCGACGGATCGCGGTCGTCGTCGAAGCACTGCAGCGCAAGCAGGCGGTTGACGACCGCATCGGCCTTCACGTCAATGCCGCCGGCCAGGTTCAGGGGCGTGATCGCCGTGCCGCAGGCCGCGCTGCCGAGCGCCAGCGCGCCAGCGCTGAAGACGACGGTCTCGCCGTCCTTGCAGGTGAATTCGCCATTCGCATTGGTGCTGGCCGCGGCGCTGCCGCCCGCGGTGTAATCGAGGCCCTCGACGGCCGCGTCGAGGAAGGTGCCGGTCTTCGATTGCGCGGCCGGCGGATTCGTGGTGCCGCCACCGCCCACCACGGGAAATGCCCACCCTCCTCCTCCACCCCCGCTGCCGCCACCGCAGGCGGCAACCAGCGCACCGGCACCCGCGAGCGCCAGCCAACCGATCCTCGATCCTCTTGTTGTCTTCTTCATCATCACTTGTCCTTGTCGTGCGCCTGCGCAACAGGCACAGGCCCGGCGATTAGCGCCGCGGCATGTGACAAGCCAGTGAAACCAGGAAGACGAGGCCCTGTGTGCTCAGCGGCCGGCGCCGTCGCGCTGCCGGTCCTCGCGCTTGATCGCAAGGTAGGTGTCCAGTTCGATCTCGTGCAGCTGCCGCGGATACTGCTCGGCCGCAGCGAACCAGGAGCGCTCCCGCTGCTCGGCCGGCGCGCCGGCTTTCGAAGAGAGATAGGCATCGAGCGTAAGGAAGTAGCGCATCGCATTGCGCTCCACCAGCCCCCGCGTGCCGCGAATGTAGTCGGGCTGCCCGTCGGCCTCCTTGCCCACCACGGTGAAACCCACCTTGTTGCGGCCGAAGGTGGCCAGGTAAGCCTGGGTGGCCATGCGAACCATCATGTTGTGGTCGTAGCTGTAGCCGAAATGCAGGAAGCTCCTGCCCGCGTCGAGCGCGACCGCCTCGAGCGTGACGCGGTAGTTGCTGGTTCCGAGCGGTCCATTGGCCGCGTTCATCTCGACCGACAGGTACTCCGGCGTCGCGCTGCCCAAGCGATAGGCAAAGGGCAGCTGGAACGCCTGCTCGACCGGCTTGTCGTAGCGCCGCACCACGAACAGCGTCAGCATTTCGCCCCCTTGCGGCGCGGTGCCAGTGCGGCAGCGGCGATTGTTGACGTGCAGCGTGAGCAGCTCGCACCAGCGGGACGGTTCCTTGAGCGCGGCGCTGATCTCCGGCAGCGCGTGGTCCACCACCGCGTAGATGTCGCCCTGCAGCCCGTTCGGCGTTTCCATCGAGTCGAGCTGGAGGGGCCGCCCGAAACCGCTCTGCGCGAGCTTTGCGCCCATGCGCTGATGGGTGGCGCGCAGTGCCTGCGCCGCGGCCGAGGCCGATGCGGGCGCCGCGCCGGGCGATGCCGCCAAGGCATGGGCCGCAGCCGCGAGCAGGACGGCGCCTGCCAGTGTGCGCACCCATGAAGCCGGCAAGGAGAACAGACTGCTCATGGGACCACACCATACACAACGGGCGGCCGTCGCCGTGGCAAGGGAGAATCGCGGCCATGTGCCCTCCTCTTTCCCGCACGCCATGAAGCGCCAAGGCCGGCTCGTCCGCTGGGAGGCCGAACGGGGTTTCGGCTTCATTCGAAGCCCCGAAGTTCCGGCCGATGTGTTCGTGCATCTGCGCGACTTTCTCGACCGGCAACTGAAGCCGCAGGTCGGCATGGAACTGAGCTTCGACGAGATCCATGTGGGCGGCAAGGGACCGCGCGCGATGGCGGTTCACGCCGTGGGTGCCGCCCAGCCCCAGATCCGCCAGACCCAGGCGCGGCGGCCTTCCACATCGCCGCAGGCGCGTCGCACCGTAGCCGACCCGAGCCGGCGCCGCGAGACGATGCCCTCCGCTTTCTCGTCGTCGATGCCGCCCATCGGCTTGTTGCTTCTCGGCTATGCGGGGCTGCTCGGGTACGGCGCATGGACCGCACGCCTGCCGCCCATTGCCTTGGGCGTGCTGCTGTTGATCAGCCTGCTGACCTTCGCCGTCTACGGCTTCGACAAGAGCGCCGCGCAGGCCGGCCGCTGGCGCACCGCGGAAAGCACGCTGCACCTGCTGTCGCTGGCCGGCGGATGGCCAGGCGCGTGGTGCGCGCAGCGGCTCTTTCGCCACAAGTCGCGCAAGGCGAGTTTCATGGCGGCCTACTGGGCCACGGTGCTGCTGAATATCACCGCGCTGGCCGCCTGGGTCGGTAAGCTGTTGCCGGCGAGCCTGCTCGCGAGCTGAGCTGAACTCAGCGCGGCTTGCGGACGCTGCCGCGCACCGGGCCGGCCGCCGCCTTGCGCGGCGCCGCCGATGATCCGTTGTCCCGCGGCGGCAGGCCGGTGTGCTGCGTGAGGATGCGGCCCTTCGAGGGCTTCACGGGCGCCAGCCTGACCGGCGCGGCGGTCTTGGCGGCGACCGGTGCGGAGGTCGAGTTCTTGCGCCGCGCGCTCGTGTAGCCGCCATCGGTCAGCGGCTGCCACGTCGGGATCAGGTGGTGCTTGCCGTTGCCGATCAGGTCGGCACGGCCCATGCTCTTCAAGGCCTCGCGCAGCAGAGGCCAGTTGTTGGCGTCGTGGTAGCGCAGGAAGGCCTTGTGCAGGCGGCGGCGCTTGTCGCCGCGCACGATGTCCACCGTCTCGCTTTCGCGCGTGATCTTGCGCAGCGGGTTCTTGTTGGTGTGGTACATCGTCGTGGCCGTAGCCATCGGGCTCGGGTAGAAGGTTTGCACCTGGTCGGCGCGGAAACCATTCTTCTTGAGCCAGATCGCGAGGTTCATCATGTCCTCGTCGCTGGTGCCCGGATGCGCGGCAATGAAGTACGGAATGAGGTACTGCTTCTTGCCCGCCTCGGCCGAGAACTTCTCGAACATCTGCTTGAACTTGTCGTAGCTGCCGATGCCGGGCTTCATCATCTTGGTGAGCGGGCCCTGCTCGGTGTGCTCGGGCGCGATCTTCAGGTAGCCGCCGACGTGGTGCTGCACCAGTTCCTTCACGTACTCGGGCGACTGCACGGCCAGGTCGTAGCGCAGGCCGGAGCCGATCAGGATCTTCTTGATGCCCTTGAGCGCACGCGCCCGGCGGTAGATCTTGATCAGCGGATCGTGGTTGGTGCCCAGGTTCGGACAGATGCCGGGGTACACGCAGCTGGGCTTGCGGCAGGCCGATTCGATCTCGGGGCTCTTGCAGCCGAGCCGGTACATGTTGGCCGTCGGACCGCCAAGGTCGGAGATGGTGCCGGTGAAGCCGCTCACGCTGTCGCGGATGGCCTCGACCTCCTTGATGATCGATTCTTCCGAGCGGCTCTGGATGATGCGGCCCTCGTGCTCGGTGATCGAGCAGAAGGTGCAGCCGCCGAAGCAGCCGCGCATGATGTTCACGCTGAAGCGGATCATTTCCCACGCGGGGATCTTGGTGGCGCCGTCGTGGCTGCCGTTCTCGTCGGCGTAGCGTGGATGCGGGCTGCGCGCATACGGCAGGTCGAACACGTGGTCCATCTCGGCCGTGGTGAGCGGAATGGGCGGCGGGTTGATCCACACGTCGCGCGCGGTGGCGCCTTCGCCGTGCGCCTGCACCAGCGCGCGGGCGTTGCCGGGGTTGGTCTCGAGATGCAGCACGCGGTTGGCATGGGCATAGAGCACCGGGTCGGCGCGCACCTGCTCGTACGACGGCAGGCGGATCACGCTGCGGTCGCGCGGCGGCACCTTGATCCTGGCGCGCGGCTGGAGCGCGGGGTTCGGCACGAAGGTCAGCGGCTTGATGGCCGGGTTCACCGGGTTCGCCGCCGCAGCACCTGCCTCGGCGGCCTGCGCCACGGCCTGGGCCTCGTCTTCCTTCGCGCAGGTGGCGCCATTCGCCTTGGCCTGCTCCGACACCATCAGGTACGGGTTGACGTGGGCCTCGACGCGGCCGGGTTCGTCCACGCTGGTGGAGTTGATCTCGAACCAGTCTTCAGGCGTTTCGCGCCGCACGAATGCGGTGCCGCGCACGTCGGTGATCTGCTGCACCGGCTCTTTCGCCGCGAGCCGGTGCGCGATCTCGACGATGGCGCGCTCGGCGTTGCCGTAGAGCAGCAGGTCGCACTTCGAGTCGACGACGATGGAGCGGCGCACCTTGTCCGACCAGTAGTCGTAGTGCGCAATGCGGCGCAGGCTGCCTTCGATGCCGCCGAGGATGATCGGCACGTCGTTCCAGGCCTCTTTGCAGCGCTGCGAATACACGATGGCCGCGCGGTCGGGCCGTGCGCCGCCGATGTCGCCGGGCGTGTAGGCGTCGTCGCTGCGGATCTTGCGGTCCGCCGTGTAGCGGTTGATCATCGAATCCATGTTGCCGGCGGTCACGCCGAAGAACAGGTTCGGCTTGCCCAGCGCCTTGAAGGGCTCGGCGCTCTGCCAGTCGGGCTGGGCAATGATGCCCACGCGAAAGCCCTGCGCCTCGAGCATGCGGCCGATCACGGCCATGCCGAAGCTCGGGTGGTCGACGTAGGCGTCGCCGGTCACCACGATGATGTCGCAGCTGTCCCAGCCGAGCGCGTCCATTTCCTTGCGCGTGGTCGGCAGGAATTTGGCCGTGCCGAAACGGGCCGCCCAGTACTTGCGGTAGCTGGTCAGCGGCTTGGCGGCACGCGCAAAAAAGGAGACGTCGACGGGGGCGTTCATCAGTGGGGAAGTTGGCAGCGGCGGCTTGGCGGGCACGGCGCCGCAGTGGGCAACCTGCGATTTTAGGGTTTTCCACCACTTCTGTCGCGTTGGCGCCTGTTGACGCGCCTGCGGCAAGGCCTTTAAATGATTGACTCAGTCAATCATCAACATGACAACAGCAACCATTTCAAGCAAATCGTCCCAGCCCGATGCCGTCGCGGTCAAGGCGATCCGGCGCTTCAACCGCTTCTACACGAGCCGCATCGGCGTGCTCGACCCTTATCTGGGCAGCGACATGTCGCTGACCGATGTCCGGGTGCTGTACGAGCTGGCCCACCGGCAAACGCCCGTGGCCAGCGAGATCGGCCGCGACCTCAAGCTCGACGCCGGCTACATGAGCCGCATCCTGCGCCGCTTCGAGGCGGCCGGCTGGCTCACGCGCGCGCCCCACCCGCGCGACGCGCGGCAAAGCGTGCTGCACCTCACCGAAGCCGGCCACGCCGCATTTGCGCCGCTGCAACAGAAATCGCGCGACGAGGCGGCCGCCCTGCTCGCCCCGATGCCTCCGCAGGAGCGCCAGCAGCTGATCGATGCCATGGCGCGCATCGAGCGCGTGCTCGACCCCGCTGCGGCCCCTGCGGCGCGCACGCACACCATCGTGCTGCGCGATCCGCTGCCCGGCGACATGGGCTGGGTGGTGCAGCAGCACGGCGAGCTGTATGCGCGCGAGTACGGCTGGAACAGCGAGTTCGAGGCGCTGGTGGCCGACATCGTGGCCCAGTTCGTGCGCAAGTTCCAGCCCGCGTGGGAGAAATGCTGGATCGCGGAACTCGATGGCGAACGCGTGGGCGCGATCTTCGTGGTGCGCAAGTCGGCCTCCACGGCCCAGCTGCGCCTGCTGCTGCTCTCGCCGTCGGCACGCGGCCTGGGCCTGGGCGGGCGACTCACCGATGAATGCATTGCTTTCGCGCGCGCCAAGGGCTATCGGCGGATCGTGCTCTGGACCAACAGCTGCCTCGAGGCCGCGCGCGCCATCTACGCCAAGCGGGGTTTCAGGCTCGACAAGGCCGAGCCCTACGAAGGCTTCGGCCAGCAGCTCGTGGGCGAGACCTGGTCGCTCAAGCTGCGGTAGACGAAGCGGTGCGGCGCGCCCTGGTCCACAGCTTCTTGAGCAAGGGGGCAAGCCACACCAGCAGCACCACGGCCGCCAGCGAAGCGGCAATCGGCCGCGACACGAAGCCAGCCAGGTTGCCGTCGGACTTGATCATCGAGGTAATGAAGTTCTCCTCGAGCATGCCGCCGAGCACCACGCCAAGGATCGCCGGCGCAATGGGAAAGCCGTTCTCCTCGAGCAGGTAGGCCACGATGCCGGCCGCGAGCATCACGCCCACGTCGAACAGCGAGTTGTTGATGGCGAACGCGCCGACGATGCAGAACAGCAGGATCAGCGGCATCAGCACATTGCGCGGCACCCGCAGGATGCGCCTGGCCACCTTGATGCAGAGGATGCCCAGCGGAATCATGATGATGTTGGCAATGATGAACAGCATGAACACCGCATAGATGTTCTGCGGGTTCGTGGTGAACAGCGTCGGCCCCGGATTGAGGTTCTTCATGTAGAGCACGCCGATCACGATGGCGGTGATCGAGTCGCCCGGAATGCCGAACACCAGCGCCGGAATCCACGCGCCGGCCAGCGCGCTGTTGTTGGCCGAACCCGATTCGACGATGCCTTCGACGTGGCCCGTGCCGAACTTCTCGGGCTCCTTCGAGAACTTCTTGCTCATGGCGTACGACATCCATGCCGCGATGTCGGCCCCCGCGCCCGGCAAGGCGCCCACCGCCGTGCCGAGGATGCTGCCGCGCAATATCTGCACCGGATACTTCTTGGCCAGCGCCCACTGCCCCGCCAGCACGCGCCCCACTTTCTCGACCACGATCTCGCCCGGCGGCAGCGTGTCGACCGCGAAGCGGATCACCTCCGAGATGGCGAACATGCCGATCATCATCGGGATCATGCCGATGCCGCCGGTCATCTCGGCATTGCCCAAGGTGAAGCGCGGAAAGCCCGCCGGATTGCCGAGCCCCACGCAGGCCACCAGCAGTCCGAGCAGCAGCGTGATCATTCCCTTCAGCGGCCGGTCGGAGGTGATGAACACCGCGCAGGTCAGGCCCAGCAGCACAAGCCAGAAGTATTCGAAGGAACTGAAGTTGAGCGCAAAGTCCGCCAGCGCGGGCGCCGCCACGATCAGCACCACCGTGCCGAAAAGACCGCCCACGGCAGAGAACACGAGCCCCGCGCCCAGCGCCGTCTCGGCCATGCCCTTGCGCGTCATCGCAAAGGCCTCGTCGGTGTAGGCGGCGGAGGCGGGCGTGCCCGGAATGCGCAGCAGGCAGCCGGGGATGTCGCCCGAGAAGATGGCCATGGCAGTGGCCGTCACCATGGCCGCGATGGCCGGGATCG
This genomic window from Variovorax paradoxus contains:
- a CDS encoding tripartite tricarboxylate transporter permease; translated protein: MSAALWQAFSMVFEPYTILVMVLASLYGLFVGAVPGLSATMAVALLVPVTFFMQPIPAIAAMVTATAMAIFSGDIPGCLLRIPGTPASAAYTDEAFAMTRKGMAETALGAGLVFSAVGGLFGTVVLIVAAPALADFALNFSSFEYFWLVLLGLTCAVFITSDRPLKGMITLLLGLLVACVGLGNPAGFPRFTLGNAEMTGGIGMIPMMIGMFAISEVIRFAVDTLPPGEIVVEKVGRVLAGQWALAKKYPVQILRGSILGTAVGALPGAGADIAAWMSYAMSKKFSKEPEKFGTGHVEGIVESGSANNSALAGAWIPALVFGIPGDSITAIVIGVLYMKNLNPGPTLFTTNPQNIYAVFMLFIIANIIMIPLGILCIKVARRILRVPRNVLMPLILLFCIVGAFAINNSLFDVGVMLAAGIVAYLLEENGFPIAPAILGVVLGGMLEENFITSMIKSDGNLAGFVSRPIAASLAAVVLLVWLAPLLKKLWTRARRTASSTAA
- a CDS encoding YgiQ family radical SAM protein, with the translated sequence MNAPVDVSFFARAAKPLTSYRKYWAARFGTAKFLPTTRKEMDALGWDSCDIIVVTGDAYVDHPSFGMAVIGRMLEAQGFRVGIIAQPDWQSAEPFKALGKPNLFFGVTAGNMDSMINRYTADRKIRSDDAYTPGDIGGARPDRAAIVYSQRCKEAWNDVPIILGGIEGSLRRIAHYDYWSDKVRRSIVVDSKCDLLLYGNAERAIVEIAHRLAAKEPVQQITDVRGTAFVRRETPEDWFEINSTSVDEPGRVEAHVNPYLMVSEQAKANGATCAKEDEAQAVAQAAEAGAAAANPVNPAIKPLTFVPNPALQPRARIKVPPRDRSVIRLPSYEQVRADPVLYAHANRVLHLETNPGNARALVQAHGEGATARDVWINPPPIPLTTAEMDHVFDLPYARSPHPRYADENGSHDGATKIPAWEMIRFSVNIMRGCFGGCTFCSITEHEGRIIQSRSEESIIKEVEAIRDSVSGFTGTISDLGGPTANMYRLGCKSPEIESACRKPSCVYPGICPNLGTNHDPLIKIYRRARALKGIKKILIGSGLRYDLAVQSPEYVKELVQHHVGGYLKIAPEHTEQGPLTKMMKPGIGSYDKFKQMFEKFSAEAGKKQYLIPYFIAAHPGTSDEDMMNLAIWLKKNGFRADQVQTFYPSPMATATTMYHTNKNPLRKITRESETVDIVRGDKRRRLHKAFLRYHDANNWPLLREALKSMGRADLIGNGKHHLIPTWQPLTDGGYTSARRKNSTSAPVAAKTAAPVRLAPVKPSKGRILTQHTGLPPRDNGSSAAPRKAAAGPVRGSVRKPR
- a CDS encoding cold shock and DUF1294 domain-containing protein — protein: MKRQGRLVRWEAERGFGFIRSPEVPADVFVHLRDFLDRQLKPQVGMELSFDEIHVGGKGPRAMAVHAVGAAQPQIRQTQARRPSTSPQARRTVADPSRRRETMPSAFSSSMPPIGLLLLGYAGLLGYGAWTARLPPIALGVLLLISLLTFAVYGFDKSAAQAGRWRTAESTLHLLSLAGGWPGAWCAQRLFRHKSRKASFMAAYWATVLLNITALAAWVGKLLPASLLAS
- a CDS encoding bifunctional helix-turn-helix transcriptional regulator/GNAT family N-acetyltransferase, whose product is MTTATISSKSSQPDAVAVKAIRRFNRFYTSRIGVLDPYLGSDMSLTDVRVLYELAHRQTPVASEIGRDLKLDAGYMSRILRRFEAAGWLTRAPHPRDARQSVLHLTEAGHAAFAPLQQKSRDEAAALLAPMPPQERQQLIDAMARIERVLDPAAAPAARTHTIVLRDPLPGDMGWVVQQHGELYAREYGWNSEFEALVADIVAQFVRKFQPAWEKCWIAELDGERVGAIFVVRKSASTAQLRLLLLSPSARGLGLGGRLTDECIAFARAKGYRRIVLWTNSCLEAARAIYAKRGFRLDKAEPYEGFGQQLVGETWSLKLR
- a CDS encoding esterase-like activity of phytase family protein; translation: MMKKTTRGSRIGWLALAGAGALVAACGGGSGGGGGGWAFPVVGGGGTTNPPAAQSKTGTFLDAAVEGLDYTAGGSAAASTNANGEFTCKDGETVVFSAGALALGSAACGTAITPLNLAGGIDVKADAVVNRLLALQCFDDDRDPSNGIRLTPALKAALTAGALDFSAAAESFDTALNAVLAGLPAPYNARMVDSSRRVLAREHFENTLASRLGAPVTEAFTQTTALGTIGLGVTRYQLQADTAFNVPYEGDNASIKADFPQGFLPAYGSGLAFKGKADDGALEFYAITDRGPNGDGPTAPVPGGNGAASISKVFPAPSFAPSFGIVRIGKTGAVLASSLPLRLDAGKKITGLPPQSGVGSTGETPLTDRYVFDAAKANFDANGLDPETLVLDKARNVLWTSDEYGPFIARINMATGVVEKKYAPGSGAADLPLVLAQRRPNRGMEGLTLDAASGVLHGFLQSPIDPRDASGKSIKARPPGGSNTDVRHIAKFTRWLAFDPATETSKLYAYPIDGSQYDKDRTGNAKLGDVVSLGNGRFIVIEQGARKSDAKVVNKLMLVELPANATDIKAFDHNLEISSITQAPSGAADYSSVVTMRKTELLDLNALGWLAEKAEGLTVVDDQTLALVNDNDFGLTTVLLDADGKTLAGSVEDCTADVNGVLSGCPASATGARITRGSDLERPTRIWLIKLDRKLGELRLPAS
- a CDS encoding CoA transferase, with product MPTSTASSFQPLAGVRVLSLALNLPGPAALLRCRAMGAACVKLEPPAGDPMAHYNKTAYAALHEGVAVRVADLKSEAGQAQLHAELAQTDVLLTSFRPSALAKLGLDWAVLQERHPRLSQVAIVGAPGVRAEEPGHDLTYLAESGLVTGTELPPTLFADMGGALLASEAVLQATLHARSAGGANGLYLEVALNASADWLALPRTWGLTQPTGAVGGAHAGYRVYRCADGRVAVAALEPHFAARLCEAAGVSPPDMMAAATHEALAGWLATRTRAELEALGRERDVPLLTLAS